A window from Centropristis striata isolate RG_2023a ecotype Rhode Island chromosome 4, C.striata_1.0, whole genome shotgun sequence encodes these proteins:
- the samsn1a gene encoding SAM domain-containing protein SAMSN-1a — translation MLQRAASNVSDKKSSKPKRSTSFGRFEGLRHHSSPAKPEENGATVLTEECETLDPNKSAGLGKKMKAISLTMRRKMGKKHAKSFCEEMGDDTDKDPEAETESGPAAEKNSAKTSNSLESLYSGQSSSSGVTSESIGSGQRDSLRLEEDGSYQGQFCGRARVHTDFVPSPYDTDSLKLKVGDIINIISKPPMGIWTGMLNNKVGNFKFIYVDVLVEKEEEEEVPKIRQQKLCKRPRPKTLLELLERLNLEEYASALLLNGYQTVDDLLHLQEKHLIELNVKDPEHRRKLLAAAETRYTEGDDAEEQRSSHSLQEDDSDCPRDSGCFIPSECSDSKEDTEQLTEAVDS, via the exons CGCTCCACCAGCTTCGGCAGATTTGAGGGTCTCAGACATCACTCGTCACCAGCCAAACCGGAGGAAAATGGAGCCACTGTG CTCACAGAAGAATGTGAGACTTTGGACCCAAACAAATCAGCTGGACTTGGGAAGAAGATGAAAGCAATTTCACTGAccatgcgcagaaaaatgggcaaaaaacatgcaaagtcTTTTTGTGAGGAGATG GGTGATGACACAGACAAAGACCcagaggcagagacagagagtggcCCTGCAGCTGAGAAAAACTCTGCAAAGACAAGCAACTCCTTAGAGAGTCTTTACAGTGGCCAGAGCTCCTCCA GTGGTGTGACCAGCGAGTCCATCGGTTCCGGTCAGAGAGACAGTCTGAGGCTGGAGGAGGACGGCTCCTATCAGGGACAGTTCTGTGGCAGAGCTCGTGTCCACACAGACTTCGTCCCTAGCCCGTATGACACAGACTCCCTCAAACTCAAG GTCGGtgacatcatcaacatcatcagtAAGCCTCCGATGGGCATCTGGACAGGCATGCTAAACAACAAAGTGGGCAACTTTAAGTTCATCTACGTGGATGTTTTGgtggagaaagaagaagaagaggaagttcCCAAGATCAGACAACAGAAGCTGTGCAAAAGACCTCGGCCTAAAACTTTGCTGGAGTTACTGGAGCGACTGAATCTGGAG GAGTACGCCTCTGCTTTGCTGCTAAACGGCTACCAGACGGTGGACGACCTGTTGcacctgcaggagaaacacctGATAGAGCTGAACGTCAAAGACCCCGAGCACCGACGCAAGCTGCTCGCTGCTGCAGAAACCCGCTACACAGAAG GTGATGATGCGGAGGAGCAAAGATCCTCCCACAGCCTTCAGGAAGACGACAGCGACTGTCCCAGAGACTCGGGTTGCTTCATCCCTTCAGAATGTTCAGACAGCAAGGAAGACACGGAGCAGCTCACAGAGGCTGTGGACTCTTAG
- the hspa13 gene encoding heat shock 70 kDa protein 13 translates to MSGEISMIGSVILALFLAGYLGQQYLPPPTPKVIGLDLGTTFCSVGVFHPGSGEVEVIADDEGRRSIPSAVSFTTTAVLAGHQAVDLADSNPQNTVYDAKRFIGKIFEAEVLEQESARYPFQVINNNGSAEFLISTNHTFTVSPEFIGSRLLLKMKKMAEEQLGVPIQKAVISVPAEFDERQRNYTVRAANLAGLEILRVINEPTAAAMAYGLHKVDVFNVLVVDLGGGTLDVSLLNKQGGMFLTRAMAGNNKLGGQDFSQRLLQYTTERVRQEFGVPPTLKEDIHRLRQAVEAAKLNLTLHPSATIRVPLHLHTHDGSESPEGAAPVLFQAEITRELFEELNEDLFQKILAPLETVLAEGHLKKEDVDEIVLVGGSTRIPRIRRLISEYFGKEPNTSVDPDLAVVTGVAIQAGIMGGSWPLQVSAIEIPNRHLRKTNFS, encoded by the exons ATGTCCGGAGAAATTTCTATGATCG GTTCTGTGATCCTGGCCCTGTTCCTGGCAGGCTACCTGGGCCAGCAGTACTTACCGCCCCCCACACCCAAAGTGATCGGCCTGGATCTGGGTACCACCTTTTGCTCTGTCGGCGTCTTCCATCCGGGCAGCGGGGAGGTGGAGGTGATAGCAGATGATGAGGGCAGGAGGAGCATCCCCAGCGCCGTCTCCTTCACCACCACCGCGGTCCTGGCTGGACACCAAGCCGTGGACCTGGCCGACAGCAACCCGCAAAACACCGTCTACGATGCCAAGAGGTTCATCGGGAAGATATTTGAGGCGGAGGTCCTGGAGCAGGAGAGTGCTCGGTACCCGTTTCAG GTGATTAACAACAACGGCAGTGCAGAGTTTCTGATCTCCACCAACCACACCTTCACTGTGAGCCCGGAGTTCATCGGCTCTCGGCTGCTGCTGAAGATGAAGAAAATGGCTGAGGAACAACTGGGCGTTCCCATCCAGAAAGCGGTCATCTCAGTGCCTGCAGAGTTTGATGAGAGACAGAGGAACTACACTGTCAGAGCCGCCAACCTCGCTG GCCTGGAGATCCTTCGTGTGATCAACGAGCCCACAGCTGCAGCCATGGCCTACGGCCTGCACAAGGTGGACGTGTTCAACGTGCTGGTGGTGGACCTCGGGGGAGGAACTCTGGATGTTTCTCTGCTCAACAAACAGGGAGGCATGTTCCTGACCAGAGCCATGGCAG GCAATAACAAGCTGGGAGGTCAGGACTTCAGCCAGAGGTTGCTCCAGTACACCACAGAGAGAGTCCGACAGGAGTTTGGCGTCCCACCCACTCTAAAAGAGGACATCCACCGTCTCCGTCAGGCTGTGGAAGCCGCCAAGCTCAACCTCACCCTCCACCCCAGCGCCACCATCAGGGTGCCCCTGCACCTTCACACCCACGACGGCTCTGAGTCACCCGAAGGCGCCGCTCCGGTCCTCTTCCAGGCTGAGATCACTCGCGAGCTGTTTGAGGAGCTCAACGAGGACCTTTTCCAGAAGATCCTGGCTCCCCTTGAGACTGTGTTAGCCGAGGGCCACCTGAAGAAAGAAGACGTGGACGAGATTGTTCTGGTGGGAGGGTCCACCAGGATACCGCGGATCAGGAGGCTGATCAGCGAGTACTTTGGGAAGGAGCCCAACACGTCAGTAGACCCTGACCTGGCTGTGGTCACAGGTGTGGCCATTCAGGCCGGCATCATGGGCGGCTCCTGGCCCTTACAAGTGAGCGCTATAGAAATCCCCAACAGACACCTGCGTAAGACGAACTTCAGCTAA